In Pseudoclavibacter sp. Marseille-Q3772, the sequence GTCCGCCAGCGAAGCGGCCACCCCAGAGGGCGCCGTCTTCGCTGGCGCGAGAGTTCGACTGCGTCATCGGCTAGAGCTGAGGCTTGTCGCGGCGGGCAGCGATCTTGGACGGCAGGCTGTGCAATTCGATGAACCCGCGTGCCGCATCCTGGTTGAAGGTGTTGCCCGTGTCGTAGGTGGCCAGTGAGTAGTCGTACAGCGAGTGCTCCGAGCGACGGCCGGTAACCACGGCGCGTCCCTGGTGCAAGGTCATGCGGATCTCGCCGGATACCTTCTGCTGGGTGTGCTCAATGAAGCTATCGAGTGCAACCTTGAGACCACCGAACCACAGGCCGTCGTACACGAGGTTCGACCATTCAACCTCGACCTCACGCTTATAGCGGTGTACATCACGCTCGAGCACGAGGTCTTCCAGCTGCGTGTGCGCTTCGATGAGCGCGATGGCAGCGGGTGCTTCATAGATTTCGCGAGACTTGATGCCCACTAGGCGGTCTTCGACCATGTCAAGTCGGCCAACGCCGTGCGCTCCGGCAAGCTCATTGAGCTTCTCAACCATCTGGCGCATCGACAGCCGCTCGCCGTCGAGCGCAACCGGAACACCGGCTTCGAAGGTCAATACGATCTCGGTTGGGTCACGCTGGATGGTCGGGTCCTTGGTGTACTCGTAGAGGTCCTCAACCGGTGCGTTCCAGGGGTCCTCGAGGAAGCCGGTCTCTACGGCACGGCCCCACATGTTCTGGTCAATCGAGTAGGGCGATGACTTCGACTGGCGAATTGGCAGCTTGTGCTCTTCTGCGTACTCAATCGCGACGTCACGGGTCAGCGAGAGGTCACGGATCGGGGCGATCGATTCGAGCTCGGGAGCAACGGCCGCAACCGCAGCCTCGAAACGAACCTGGTCGTTACCCATACCCGTGCATCCGTGTGCGATCGAGTTCGCACCGAGTTCGCGGGCGACTCGCGCCAGGTGGCGTGCGATCAGCGGCCGCGACAACGCCGATACGAGTGGATAGCGGCGCTGGTAGAGCGCGTTAGCCTTCAGTGCGGGGATGAGGTACTCGTCTGCGAACTCGTCCCGCGCATCCAACACCACTGCCTCAACGGCACCGCAGCCGAGGGCACGCTGACGGATCTGTTCAAGGTCTTCGCCGGCCTGACCAACGTCAACCGCAAAGGCGATTACATCTCGGCCGGTTCGCTCCTTGATCCACGGAATTGCAACGGAGGTGTCAAGCCCTCCCGAATACGCAAGAACGATACGTTCAGTCATTGTGCTCCTTCAGCAGAACTGGCCTTTTCCCTATTCTATGTGTCCGGCCAGCGGGTATGTTCAATTCGATGACGACTATTACGCCGGTAGTTGCTCCCCGCGCGACTTGGCAAGCAGCCACACCAGCAGCGCCTTCTGTGCGTGCAAACGGTTCTCTGCCTCATCCCAAATCACCGATTGCGGACCGTCAATCACATCCGCATCGACCTCGAAGCCGCGGTCGGCAGGCAGGCAGTGGATGAAGATGGCGTCCGACTTGGCAGCCGACATCAGTTCCTGGGTCACCCGGTAGGGCGAGAACGTTGCGACGCGCTCATCGCGCTCTGCCTCCATCCCCATCGAAACCCAGGTGTCGGTGGCGATTACGTCCGCGCCGCGAACGGCGTCTTGCGGGTTGGCGTGTACTTCTACCGAGCCACCCGTTTGGGCGGCAATTCGGGTTGCGTCTGCGACAACGTCCGCGCGCGGCTGGTACCCCTGCGGGGATGCGACGGCGACGTGCATCCCGGCAACAGCACCGGCGAGCAGGTAGGAGTGCCCCATATTGCAGGCACCGTCACCGACGAATGCGAGCTTTTGGCCGCGGGTGTCGCCGCGGTGCTCGCGAATCGTGAGCAGGTCGGCGAGCAATTGGCAGGGGTGGAAGTCATCGCTGAGGGCGTTGATCACCGGTACGCGGGTGCCGTTGGCCATTGCTTCGAGCCCGGATTGCTCATAGGTTCGCCAGATGATCGCTTCGGTCATGCGCTCGAGCACTCGGGCGGTATCGGATGGGGTCTCCTTGCCGCCGAGCTGGCTCGTCGCGGTGGTGAAGATCAGCGGGCTGCCGCCGAGCTCCGAGATGCCGACGT encodes:
- a CDS encoding argininosuccinate synthase encodes the protein MTERIVLAYSGGLDTSVAIPWIKERTGRDVIAFAVDVGQAGEDLEQIRQRALGCGAVEAVVLDARDEFADEYLIPALKANALYQRRYPLVSALSRPLIARHLARVARELGANSIAHGCTGMGNDQVRFEAAVAAVAPELESIAPIRDLSLTRDVAIEYAEEHKLPIRQSKSSPYSIDQNMWGRAVETGFLEDPWNAPVEDLYEYTKDPTIQRDPTEIVLTFEAGVPVALDGERLSMRQMVEKLNELAGAHGVGRLDMVEDRLVGIKSREIYEAPAAIALIEAHTQLEDLVLERDVHRYKREVEVEWSNLVYDGLWFGGLKVALDSFIEHTQQKVSGEIRMTLHQGRAVVTGRRSEHSLYDYSLATYDTGNTFNQDAARGFIELHSLPSKIAARRDKPQL
- the argF gene encoding ornithine carbamoyltransferase produces the protein MIRHFLRDDDVTPQEQREILDLAARLKKDRFAARSLEGPQSVAVIFDKSSTRTRVSFHVGISELGGSPLIFTTATSQLGGKETPSDTARVLERMTEAIIWRTYEQSGLEAMANGTRVPVINALSDDFHPCQLLADLLTIREHRGDTRGQKLAFVGDGACNMGHSYLLAGAVAGMHVAVASPQGYQPRADVVADATRIAAQTGGSVEVHANPQDAVRGADVIATDTWVSMGMEAERDERVATFSPYRVTQELMSAAKSDAIFIHCLPADRGFEVDADVIDGPQSVIWDEAENRLHAQKALLVWLLAKSRGEQLPA